The following proteins come from a genomic window of Oxyura jamaicensis isolate SHBP4307 breed ruddy duck chromosome 12, BPBGC_Ojam_1.0, whole genome shotgun sequence:
- the BSN gene encoding protein bassoon isoform X4: protein MRGRGQAEGQRKMLQVDARGQRAGRSPSASPERGSTPTSPYSLPQIAPLPSSTLCPICKTTELTSAPSQPNYNACTQCHSKVCNQCGFNPNPHLTEVKEWLCLNCQMQRALGMDMTTAPRSKSQQQLHSPSPSPSHSPAKLPAGQERTPAPTQTSARPGATAGVPLPETQKPQTAAPQREQHGQPKAGAPHEAARSSPQHHQAKPSSSEQRKAVGDPKPPVTGAGAPEQPQEGLTGKLFGFGASLLTQASTLMSVQPEAPAPSQQSSGKVPPKIVFSDASKEAGPKAVGAQGRAGAAPAAKAGKTEPGVKPKEVPKARVLCPLCKAEINVGSGEPPNYNACTTCRQQVCNMCGFNPTPHLVEKNEWLCLNCQTQRLLEGSLADPAPMPMPAPKQPASGSPRHQPPAAVPRAPAPPEPAAPPDRQPSPARSLRAPEPSPAPSPAPEKKPPAPAEEKPLPKAAPELSPAPKGKSISTKPEGESKVGRAPPEAQRAKEQEDVGKPYPPDLSRSPQSLSDTGYSSDGISSSQSEITGLVQQEEEKLSGTGLAGQSPPSPSELTKLESSMRPLLEARGGPAEPGKGSEQREEQRQRQRPRYLSITPEAFDSDEELEDILEEDEDSLEWENQREQRESMESSDEFGSKLRHDYVEDSSEGGFSPVPTHPKGREEVSDEEFMRRQILEMSAEEDNLEEEEEEEGYGRTKYSASKADAEKSKEPPLAKRHLPHGPGSLYKEERKELEAAEGDDMSTSQGGLRRFKTIELNSTTGYGREMEMSQDADTSLEREPELEMESLTGSPEERSRGEYSSTLPATTPSYTSGTSPTSISSLEEDSDSSPSRRQRLEEVKQQRKARHRSHGPLLPTIEDSSEEEELREEEELLREQEKMREVEQQRIRSTARKTKRDKEELRAQRRRERSKTPPSNLSPIEDASPTEELRQAAEMEELHRSSCSEYSPSIDSEAESFDAVASKLYKSGSEYNLPTFMSLYSPTEKVESGPSQPASKPLKSAEEAYEEMMRKAEMMQKQQIQQAQQGVSYGSTYQQVGYRGTEGQNGFEYQYADEYGYEGSPARPSQPDYPGSLSKPGAVYEEILQTSQSIARMHQSSSFDLALEQGDKKKGQEEAYQEKHFLNTESAYAELMKQNGGPLTPGTSPTQLSAPVSFSTSEGSKAIPDVQVTQHFAKEGQDRAKLQSTPAVPSPGPKPLTAPYTYSKGTSAVTTAAAGPTSTAQIYSSPEATASPARSYGPVKSSISYGSQTEDVSRSKAAVETSVQMAREKLQAVSDSKPPPAKTYPFFKSSSPPLSPTSPTQSPTRAVPRAAAPPGPTAKSTAEFSTQTQSPLLAYDIPATTGTSASSPMVAQGTQTPHRAGSPRLARQQSSQDAPFMLITLAADAASQTKPPSSSASPTSSPTRTIRQMIPHGYGQEPEQPPGAYVRAQHGKEQAQKVPVTSGADSIAGLYGWGALPAENISLCRISSIPGTSRVEPGPKVPSGSAVDLRTALKSAPIIITDQGMDLTSLATEARKYCLTLDQIPSRQSTAIQPLIINLNAQEQPHAIIAAASTAGLAIASPMLISQPKQPVVYGDPFQSRMDFGQGAGSPVCLAQVKQVEQGVQAGAVRVSGAAGPAPAAKPEPAAPPQAKFSRYSLPSQMVKKDVLLTQTSIAQSVSGIPQPFPQEQGSELYRAVPVELKTQSPLLALGGKKSQVMMVQVEDMAGGPVTKVLKEEPPANVLDLTGVKAESQVACCDVVYKFPFGSSCTGAFNPTSKMPEKKAGDAVPSRKAGGPLYGSREPELPETFPYREQPAPALYEEQKFYPTGTFGRLYSSMSDTNLSEIGMNYYPPKGDQPFPASEAAVDLSTMKHSFSVGFAEGGYLGQGLQYGSFSDLRQPTELLGHPLPMRRYSSASNIYSDYRYSPRGDLASFQESSLAHYSATTAREISRMCAALNSMDQYGGRHANGPDVLPYGPSSGSGGLAAQPGGAVAPKPGGMFNPNVPEARQGFGSLAQYNVPGMRLGAIRQMFPSSATVRAADGMIYSTINTPIASTLPITTQPASVLRPMLRGLYRPYGPAGVAAVPLASLARVPVITPRVPLAPQSLYRYPAPSRLPASSLMETPVYLGKPVSATAGTGPAAKAPAGPTAGLQRAEASGAAPRAEGPAAGAKEGGQGAPSSKPPLEGMQREEREREEERQRKQQEHVLQLERERVELEKLRQLRLQEELERERAELQRHREKEQLLVQRELQELQCIKQQVLQQQQEERHAQLALQREQLAQQRLQLEHIHQLQHQLQQQLEEQKRQKSTFPSTAEPATRPPEGPAEAPRGPAHNGQGWPPPGQALPGGPEGAAGPRYPAPQRPLSSSASDMSLQAEEPWEPGRGIKKRNSMPRLRDAYEKEAARKTADSSVQTDEEDGEERYLLSRRRRSRRSTDCSVQTDEEDSGEWEQPVRRRRSRPSRHAEASAEGKADGATRCTASIGIQTISDCSVQTEPDQLLRVSPSIHITTHDPRVEIVKYISAPEKTQRGESLACQTEPEPPPQPGIVVPQLTVPTTITPYSTNLQMVSTGPLDPHAVRQQTLGKFEKKKPDPLEIGYQSHLPADSLSQLVTRQPPRSPQVLYSPVSPLSPHRLLESSFSTSERLNKAHVPPQKHFADSAQRQQTLPRPIKTMQRSLSDPKPISPTSEEAGKDRFSLYQHPLLPGTQVGGLQSSPLARKVKRTLPSPPPEEPHVPLGSPATPQLYLGSLAPKAPPGAPVTKASLLKELDRDLKLVEHESTKLRKKQAELDEEEKEIDAKLKYLELGITQRKESLLKDRGTRDHPYLRGLADRRDYLSDSELHSLRLAAYDSASLRPAPAGQYPDFAATSYGAYPYPAPPGPPAFQPTRPQPPQFPAASTAQDSLQAAPLPAFASPSAFPAPGATYTELGTPAQPGFRPQNPYQAQGAFAGTAGVPAAQPTLFQSPSDTHQKPRQTSLAELEQKIPTNYEVIGAATSSSAVPDATFSTAAVSSGYEQYKAPEARPAERAGVTQGPSASFSSESLYTSLEQNIPRNYVMIEDISELTKESPAVDGQKAEPVGTGANGRHGKEKSELGDAEGSGRPCCYAKAEEESEEDIYDHHGPDHRGKNSYHRGMESNGRVSGSSAGSYYYGDGEYRHSSRADKHGSGVALPKHSSKNLAPAVVSSKRSKHRKQGMEQKISKFSPIEEAKDVESDLASYVVTTSVSSSNVASRAKKLQDEITYGLKKNVYEQQKYYGVSSRDLVDEEERVYSAGSRTRSSGYGLEKSSGRDTVSRSKSYEREGAERSQKGSSKPSSLSMSQSRGRAPVRTQPSEEESPISPLGKSVGGSRSAGGPGPQSSGDPCSQFCSSHSLPDVQEHIKDVPRNHSYKHEEGYGMDDSHCVVSDSEAYHLGQEETDWFDKPREVRSERVRHYGGHSSSQKRPPAKHTYHDYDELPDEDPWQHDDYPQHREHRHHGEYGRHAASSRHDEQPRRSAKQHAREPGRHEPRSHAPPATTKKAQQPEPRAPAPYGPNASEYAPPSRPATHHHGAEPQKTPKTPQPHGTPAPAQKPEAPTPAQQPAGRQPQAGQQAARQQPAARQAAQPAGSAQPRTQGPASSRPPQQQPGTGQAAGKAPAALHVQPGGHPGPQKAEQADASKPAVKVPQQPGRAPTAQPPGAADSKVGPRAAGTRGPASAGTGQPGVEGESVFSKILPGGAAEQAGKLTEAVSAFGKKFTSFW, encoded by the exons AAAAACGAGTGGCTGTGTCTGAACTGCCAAACGCAGCGGCTGCTGGAAGGGAGCCTGGCGGACCCTGCCCCGATGCCGATGCCTGCACCGAAGCAACCTGCGAGCGGCTCCCCCCGCCACCAGCCGCCGGCAGCCGTCCCGCGGGCACCGGCACCCCCCGAGCCGGCAGCGCCCCCCGACCGCCAGCCCTCGCCCGCCAGGAGCCTGCGGGCTCCCGAGCCGAgcccggcccccagccctgccccggaGAAGAAGCCCCCGGCACCAGCAGAGGAGAAACCGCTGCCCAAAGCTGCCCCGGAGCTTTCCCCAGCACCCAAAGGGAAGAGCATCAGCACAAAACCGGAGGGGGAGAGCAAGGTGGGACGGGCGCCTCCCGAGGCACAGAGGGCGAAGGAGCAGGAG GATGTGGGCAAGCCTTACCCCCCGGACCTGTCCCGCAGCCCCCAGAGCCTGAGCGACACCGGCTACTCCTCGGACGGCATCTCCAGCTCGCAGAGCGAGATCACGGGgctggtgcagcaggaggaggagaagctgagCGGCACCGGGCTGGCGGGGCAgagccccccgagcccctcCGAGCTCAccaagctggagagcagcatgAGGCCATTGCTGGAGGCTCGGGGGGGCCCAGCAGAGCCCGGCAAGGGCTCGGAGCAGCGGGAGGAGCAGCGGCAGCGGCAGCGGCCCCGGTACCTCTCCATCACCCCCGAAGCCTTTGACTCGGACGAGGAGCTGGAGGATATcctggaggaagatgaggaCTCGCTGGAGTGGGAAAACCAGAGGGAGCAGCGGGAGAGCATGGAGTCTTCGGATGAGTTCGGCAGCAAGCTGCGGCACGACTACGTGGAGGACAGCAGCGAGGGGGGCTTCTCCCCGGTGCCCACCCACCCCAAGGGCCGGGAGGAGGTGAGCGACGAGGAGTTCATGCGGAGGCAGATCCTGGAGATGAGTGCGGAGGAGGACAACctcgaggaggaggaggaagaggagggctaTGGGCGCACCAAGTACAGTGCCTCTAAAGCCGAcgcagagaagagcaaagagcCTCCCTTGGCCAAGAGGCACCTGCCACACGGCCCCGGCAGCCTGTacaaggaggagaggaaggagctggaggcagcagagggcGACGACATGAGCACGTCCCAAGGGGGCCTGCGGCGCTTCAAGACCATCGAGCTGAACAGCACGACCGGCTACGGCAGGGAGATGGAGATGAGCCAGGACGCGGACACCAGCCTGGAGCGGGAGCCCGAGCTGGAGATGGAGAGCCTGACGGGCTCGCCCGAGGAGCGCTCCCGCGGCGAGTACTCTTCCACCCTGCCGGCCACTACGCCCAGCTACACCTCGGGCACCTCGCccacctccatctcctccctggAGGAGGACAGTGACAGCAGCCCCAGCCGGCGGCAGCGACTGGAGGAGgtgaagcagcagaggaaggctcGGCACCGCTCGCACGGCCCTTTGCTGCCCACCATCGAGGACTCgtcggaggaggaggagctgcgcgaggaagaggagctgctgcGGGAGCAGGAGAAGATGCGGGAGGTGGAGCAGCAGCGCATCCGGAGCACAGCACGCAAGACCAAACGTGACAAGGAGGAGCTGAGGGCGCAGCGGAGGAGGGAGCGCTCCAAAACTCCCCCCAGCAACCTCTCCCCCATCGAGGACGCCTCCCCCACTGAGGAGCTGCGGCAGGCAGCGGAGATGGAGGAGCTGCACCGCTCCTCCTGCTCTGAGTACTCGCCCTCCATCGACTCGGAGGCTGAGAGCTTTGACGCCGTGGCCTCCAAGCTGTACAAGTCAGGCAGCGAGTACAACCTGCCCACCTTCATGTCGCTGTACTCCCCCACCGAGAAGGTGGAGAGCGGCCCCAGCCAGCCCGCCAGCAAGCCCCTCAAGAGCGCTGAGGAAGCCTACGAGGAGATGATGAGGAAGGCAGAGAtgatgcagaagcagcagatcCAGCAGGCCCAGCAGGGCGTTTCCTACGGCAGCACCTACCAGCAGGTGGGGTACCGCGGCACCGAGGGGCAGAACGGCTTCGAGTACCAGTACGCGGATGAGTACGGGTATGAGGGCAGCCCCGCGCGCCCCTCGCAGCCCGACTATCCGGGCAGCCTGTCGAAGCCGGGTGCGGTGTACGAGGAGATCCTGCAGACCTCGCAGAGTATCGCCAGAATGCACCAGTCCTCCTCGTTTGACCTGGCTCTGGAGCAGggagacaaaaagaaagggCAGGAAGAAGCGTACCAGGAAAAGCACTTTCTGAACACCGAGAGCGCGTATGCTGAGCTGATGAAGCAGAACGGGGGTCCCCTCACCCCTGGGACCAGCCCCACGCAGCTTTCTGCTCCTGTCTCCTTTTCCACCTCCGAGGGCAGCAAGGCCATTCCTGATGTCCAGGTCACGcagcattttgcaaaagaaGGACAGGACCGGGCCAAGCTCCAGAGCaccccagcagtgcccagcccaGGCCCCAAGCCCCTGACAGCCCCTTACACCTACAGCAAAGGTACCAGCGCAGTCACAACGGCGGCAGCCGgccccaccagcacagcacagatctACAGCTCTCCAGAGGCCACAGCCTCACCCGCCAGGAGCTACGGCCCAGTGAAGAGCTCCATCAGCTACGGCTCACAGACGGAGGATGTCTCCCGAAGCAAGGCAGCGGTTGAGACCAGTGTGCAAATGGCCAGGGAGAAGCTCCAAGCGGTGAGCGACAGCAAGCCCCCACCGGCCAAGACGTACCCGTTCTTCAAAAGCTCCAGCCCCCCGCTCTCGCCAACGTCTCCTACTCAGAGTCCCACCCGTGCGGTCCCCAGGGCGGCCGCGCCCCCTGGCCCCACCGCCAAGTCCACTGCCGAGTTCTCCACGCAGACGCAGAGCCCCCTCCTTGCCTACGACATCCCCGCCACCACCGGCACCTCCGCCTCTTCCCCCATGGTGGCCCAAGGGACGCAGACACCACACCGGGCAGGCTCACCTCGCCTGGCCCGGCAGCAGTCCTCGCAGGACGCGCCCTTCATGCTGATCACGCTGGCGGCCGACGCAGCCAGCCAAACCAAGCCGCCAAGCTCCTCCGCGTCCCCCACCTCGTCTCCCACCAGGACGATCAGGCAGATGATTCCACACGGGTACGGCCAGGAGCCGGAGCAACCGCCGGGTGCATACGTCCGGGCGCAGCACGGGAAGGAACAAGCGCAGAAGGTGCCTGTGACTTCAGGCGCCGACAGCATCGCAGGGCTGTACGGCTGGGGAGCGCTCCCGGCAGAGAACATCTCGCTGTGCCGCATCTCCTCCATCCCCGGCACCTCCCGGGTTGAGCCGGGGCCCAAGGTGCCAAGTGGCAGTGCCGTGGACTTGCGAACTGCTCTGAAGTCTGCCCCCATCATCATAACAGACCAAGGCATGGATCTCACCTCCTTGGCCACCGAGGCCAGGAAGTACTGCCTGACCTTGGACCAGATCCCAAGCCGGCAGTCCACGGCCATCCAGCCCCTGATCATCAACCTCAAcgcccaggagcagccccatgCCATCATTGCAGCCGCCAGCACTGCCGGCCTCGCCATCGCCTCCCCGATGCTCATCTCCCAGCCCAAGCAGCCCGTGGTCTACGGAGACCCTTTCCAGAGCCGGATGGACTTCGGGCAGGGGGCCGGCAGCCCGGTGTGCTTGGCGCAGGTGAAGCAGGTAGAGCAGGGCGTGCAGGCGGGCGCCGTTAGAGTCAGCGGGGCTGCTGGCCCCGCGCCTGCTGCCAAGCCCGAGCCGGCCGCTCCCCCCCAGGCGAAGTTCTCGAGGTACAGTCTGCCCAGCCAAATGGTGAAGAAGGACGTGCTCCTCACGCAGACCAGTATCGCGCAGAGCGTCAGCGGCATCCCTCAGCCGTTCCCACAGGAGCAGGGCTCGGAGCTGTACCGGGCAGTGCCAGTGGAGCTGAAGACCCAGAGCCCTCTCCTTGCCCTGGGAGGGAAGAAGTCCCAGGTGATGATGGTGCAGGTGGAGGACATGGCAGGCGGCCCGGTGACCAAAGTGCTGAAGGAAGAGCCCCCAGCCAATGTGCTGGACCTCACGGGTGTGAAGGCGGAGAGCCAGGTGGCCTGTTGTGACGTGGTCTACAAGTTCCCCTTCGGCAGCAGCTGCACTGGTGCTTTCAACCCCACTTCCAAGATGCCGGAGAAGAAGGCTGGGGACGCGGTCCCCAGCAGGAAGGCTGGTGGGCCCCTCTATGGCAGCAGGGAGCCGGAGCTGCCGGAGACCTTCCCGTACCGGGAGCAGCCAGCGCCTGCTCTCTACGAGGAGCAGAAGTTTTACCCCACCGGCACCTTTGGGAGGCTCTACTCCTCCATGTCAGACACCAACCTGTCCGAAATCGGGATGAACTACTACCCCCCAAAGGGGGACCAGCCCTTCCCTGCCAGTGAGGCTGCCGTGGACTTGAGCACCATGAAGCATTCCTTCAGCGTCGGCTTTGCCGAGGGGGGGTACCTGGGCCAGGGGCTGCAGTACGGCTCCTTCTCCGACCTGCGCCAgcccacagagctgctgggccACCCGCTCCCCATGAGGAGGTACAGCTCGGCTTCCAACATCTACTCCGATTACCGCTACTCGCCCCGAGGGGACCTGGCCAGCTTCCAGGAGTCCAGCCTGGCCCACTACAGCGCCACGACTGCGCGCGAGATCAGCCGCATGTGCGCCGCGCTCAACTCCATGGACCAGTATGGGGGCCGGCACGCCAATGGCCCTGACGTGCTGCCCTACGGCCCCAGCAGTGGCAGCGgggggctggcagctcagcCAGGGGGTGCCGTGGCCCCGAAACCCGGCGGGATGTTCAACCCTAATGTCCCTGAGGCACGGCAGGGCTTTGGCAGCCTGGCACAGTACAACGTACCCGGCATGCGCCTGGGCGCCATCAGGCAGATGTTCCCGTCCTCCGCCACCGTGCGGGCAGCCGACGGCATGATCTACTCCACCATCAACACTCCCATCGCCTCCACGCTGCCCATCACCACCCAGCCAGCCTCTGTGCTGCGACCCATGCTGCGCGGGCTCTACCGACCCTACGGCCCGGCCGGCGTGGCCGCCGTCCCGCTGGCCAGCCTGGCCAGGGTGCCCGTCATCACCCCCCGGGTCCCGCTGGCACCGCAGAGCCTCTACCGCTACCCGGCCCCCAGCCGCCTCCCGGCCTCCTCGCTGATGGAGACGCCCGTCTACCTGGGCAAGCCGGTCAGCGCCACGGCAGGCACCGGCCCCGCCGCCAAAGCCCCCGCTGGCCCCACTGCTGGcttgcagagagcagaggcCTCGGGGGCTGCCCCCCGCGCTGAGGGGCCGGCAGCAGGCGCTAAGGAGGGCGGGCAGGGAGCCCCCTCGTCCAAGCCGCCCTTGGAGGGGATGCAGCGGGAGGAGCGGGAGCGGGAGGAGGAGCGGCAGCgcaagcagcaggagcacgtgctgcagctggagcgGGAGCGCGtggagctggagaagctgcGGCAGCtgcggctgcaggaggagctggagcgggAGCGCGCCGAGCTGCAGCGGCACCGGgagaaggagcagctgctggtgcagcgggagctgcaggagctgcagtgcatcaagcagcaggtgctgcagcagcagcaggaggagcggCACGCGCAGCTGGCGCTGCAGCGGGAGCAGCTGGCCCAGCAGCGCCTCCAGCTCGAGCACatccaccagctgcagcaccagctgcagcagcagctggaggagcagaagaggcagaagagcaCCTTCCCCAGCACTGCCGAGCCTGCCACCCGCCCGCCCGAGGGACCCGCCGAGGCACCGCGGGGCCCAGCGCACAACGGGCAGGGGTGGCCCCCACCCGGCCAGGCGCTGCCCGGGGGGCCGGAGGGTGCTGCCGGCCCCCGCTACCCTGCGCCACAGAGGCCCCTCAGCAGCTCGGCCTCGGACATGTCGCTACAAGCTGAGGAGCCCTGGGAGCCTGGCCGGGGCATCAAGAAAAGGAACTCGATGCCGCGGCTGCGGGATGCCTACGAGAAGGAGGCGGCGAGGAAGACGGCAGACAGCAGCGTGCAGACGGACGAGGAGGATGGCGAGGAGCGGTACCTGCTGTCACGGCGGCGGCGGTCGCGGCGCAGCACTGACTGCAGCGTGCAGACGGACGAGGAGGACAGCGGGGAGTGGGAGCAGCCTGTGCGGCGCCGGCGCTCCCGGCCATCGCGGCACGCTGAGGCCAGCGCCGAGGGCAAGGCGGACGGCGCCACACGCTGCACGGCCAGCATCGGCATCCAGACCATCAGCGACTGCTCTGTGCAGACAGAGCCTGACCAGCTCCTCCGCGTCTCTCCCTCCATCCACATCACCACCCACGACCCCCGTGTGGAGATCGTCAAGTACATCTCGGCCCCGGAGAAGACGCAGCGGGGCGAGAGCCTCGCCTGCCAGACGGAGCCCGAgccgcccccccagcccggcatCGTGGTGCCGCAGCTCACGGTGCCCACCACCATCACCCCTTACTCCACCAACCTGCAGATGGTGAGCACGGGCCCCCTGGACCCCCATGCTGTCCGGCAGCAGACCCTGGGCAAGTTTGAGAAGAAGAAGCCAGACCCCCTGGAGATCGGGTACCAGTCCCACCTGCCAGCCGATTCCCTCTCCCAGCTAGTGACCCGCCAGCCACCCCGCTCTCCCCAGGTCCTCTActcccccgtgtcccccctgtccccacaccGCCTCCTGGAGTCCTCCTTCTCCACCAGCGAGCGGCTCAACAAGGCTCACGTCCCGCCGCAGAAGCACTTTGCTGACTCGGCCCAGCGCCAGCAGACGCTGCCGCGCCCCATCAAGACCATGCAGCGCTCCCTGTCCGACCCCAAGCCCATCAGCCCCACCTCGGAGGAGGCCGGCAAGGACAGGTTCTCCCTCTACCAGCACCCGCTGCTCCCAGGCACCCAG GTGGGCGGGCTGCAGTCGAGCCCGCTGGCGCGCAAGGTGAAGCGCACGCTGCCCAGCCCGCCGCCCGAGGAGCCCCACGTGCCCCTGGGCAGCCCGGCCACCCCCCAgctctacctgggcagcctggcccCCAAggccccccccggggcaccGGTCACCAAGGCCAgcctgctgaaggagctggacCGTGACCTGAAGCTGGTGGAGCACGAGTCCACGAAGCTGCGGAAGAAGCAGGCGGAGTTGGacgaggaggagaaggagatcGACGCCAAGCTGAAGTACCTGGAGCTGGGCATCACGCAGCGCAAGGAGTCGCTGCTGAAGGACCGGGGCACGCGGGACCACCCCTACCTGCGCGGCCTGGCCGACCGCCGGGACTACCTGTCCGACAGCGAGCTGCACAGCCTGCGCCTCGCCGCCTACGACAGCGCCAGCCTGCGCCCCGCGCCCGCCGGCCAGTACCCTGACTTCGCTGCCACCTCCTACGGCGCCTACCCCTACCCGGCCCCGCCGGGGCCCCCCGCCTTCCAGCCCAcgcgcccgcagcccccccagtTCCCCGCTGCCAGCACCGCACAGGACAGCTTGCAGGCTGCCCCCTTGCCTGCCTTTGCCTCACCCAGCGCCTTCCCGGCCCCCGGGGCCACGTACACGGAGCTGGGCACCCCGGCCCAGCCGGGCTTCCGGCCCCAAAACCCCTACCAAGCCCAGGGCGCCTTCGCTGGCACAGCTGGcgtgcctgcagcacagcccacgCTCTTCCAGAGCCCGTCGGACACGCACCAGAAGCCACGGCAGACCTCGCTGGCTGAGCTGGAGCAGAAGATCCCCACCAACTACGAGGTCATCGGCGCGGCCACCAGCTCCTCCGCCGTCCCCGACGCCACCTTCAGCACCGCAGCGGTGAGCAGCGGCTACGAGCAGTACAAGGCACCCGAGGCCCGTCCAGCCGAGAGAGCTGGCGTCACGCAGGGCCCGTCAGCCAGCTTCTCCTCCGAGTCCCTCTacaccagcctggagcagaACATCCCCCGTAACTACGTGATGATCGAGGACATCAGCGAACTCACCAAGGAGAGCCCAGCAGTGGATGGGCAGAAAGCGGAGCCGGTGGGCACGGGTGCCAACGGCCGCCACGGCAAAGAGAAGAGCGAGCTGGGGGATGCCGAGGGATCCGGCCGGCCCTGCTGCTATGCCAAAGCGGAGGAGGAGTCCGAGGAGGATATCTATGACCACCACGGCCCCGACCATCGTGGGAAGAACAGCTACCACCGGGGCATGGAGAGCAACGGCAGGGTGTCGGGGAGCTCTGCGGGCTCCTACTACTATGGGGACGGTGAGTACCGGCACTCCTCGCGAGCGGACAAGCATGGCTCCGGCGTGGCACTGCCAAAGCATTCGTCCAAGAATCTGGCACCCGCCGTCGTCTCCTCTAAGCGCAGCAAGCACAGGAAGCAGGGCATGGAGCAGAAGATCTCCAAGTTCTCTCCCATAGAAGAAGCCAAAGACGTGGAGTCAGACCTGGCCTCCTACGTTGTGACAACGTCGGTCAGCAGCAGCAACGTGGCCTCCAGGGCCAAGAAGCTGCAGGACGAGATTACCTATGGCCTCAAGAAGAATGTCTACGAGCAGCAGAAGTACTACGGCGTGTCCAGCCGGGACCTGGTGGACGAGGAGGAGCGGGTCTACTCCGCTGGCAGCAGAACTCGCTCCTCTGGCTATGGGCTGGAGAAGTCCTCTGGCCGTGACACAGTCAGCCGGAGCAAGTCCTACGAGCGGGAGGGCGCAGAGAGGTCCCAGAAGGGCAGCTCCAAACCCTCGTCCCTCAGCATGAGCCAGAGCCGGGGACGGGCTCCGGTCCGCACTCAGCCGTCGGAGGAGGAGAGCCCCATCAGCCCCCTGGGGAAGTCAGTGGGGGGGTCGCGTTCGGCGGGGGGCCCTGGCCCACAGTCGTCGGGGGACCCCTGCTCCCAGTTCTGCTCCAGCCACTCGTTGCCTGATGTGCAAGAGCACATCAAAGATGTGCCAAGGAACCACTCGTACAAGCACGAGGAGGGCTACGGCATGGACGATTCCCATTGCGTTGTCTCGGACAGCGAAG CCTATCATTTGGGTCAGGAGGAGACAGACTGGTTTGATAAGCCCAGGGAGGTGCGGTCAGAGCGGGTAAGGCACTACGGCGGCCACTCTTCCTCGCAGAAGAGACCCCCGGCTAAGCACACCTACCACGACTACGATGAGCTGCCCGACGAGGACCCGTGGCAGCACGACGACTACCCCCAGCACCGCGAGCACCGGCACCACGGCGAGTACGGGCGCCACGCCGCCTCCTCCCGCCACGACGAGCAGCCGCGCCGCTCGGCCAAGCAGCACGCGCGGGAGCCCGGCCGCCACGAGCCCCGCAGCCACGCGCCGCCGGCCACCACCAAGAAGGCGCAGCAGCCCGAGCCCCGCGCCCCAGCACCGTACGGCCCCAACGCCTCCGAGTACGCCCCGCCGTCACGCCCCGCCACGCACCACCACGGTGCCGAGCCCCAGAAGACGCCGAAGACGCCGCAGCCGCACGGGACGCCCGCCCCGGCGCAGAAGCCAGAGGCACCGACACCCGCACAGCAGCCGGCGGGCAGGCAGCcgcaggctgggcagcaggcagcgcGGCAGCAGCCGGCGGCGAGGCAGGCTGCCCAGCCAGCGGGCTCGGCACAGCCCAGGACACAGGGACCCGCCTCGTCCCGGCCaccgcagcagcagccagggacGGGCCAGGCTGCGGGGAAGGCGCCGGCCGCGCTGCACGTGCAGCCGGGTGGGCACCCGGGGCCACAG AAAGCGGAGCAGGCAGACGCGTCCAAGCCCGCGGTGAAGGTGCCGCAGCAGCCGGGGAGAGCGCCCACGGCTcagcccccaggagcagcag ACAGCAAGGTTGGGCCGAGGGCAGCCGGGACCCGTGGCCCTGCCAGCGCGGGCACAGGGCAGCCTGGGGTGGAAGGAGAGAGCGTTTTCTCCAAAATCCTGCCGGGAGGGGCAGCAGAACAAGCAGGCAAACTGACTGAAG CGGTGTCAGCTTTTGGCAAGAAATTCACTTCGTTCTGGTGA